One Campylobacter concisus DNA window includes the following coding sequences:
- a CDS encoding class I SAM-dependent methyltransferase, whose amino-acid sequence MKTEKRMKCEITGSSDMEHLYTFKNFPVFMGCTNQDKKDDILHDMSWSISKSSGIIQLDELLPLDILYPEAHGAGIIGDLWLKHHLQFAKFISNYSPKSVIEIGGGSGILSKEYQKNNDIDWTIVEPNPTPIDGVKAKFVKCFFDEKFKFNHEYDAILHSHVFEHIYHPNIFVKHIANFMKEGKRLIFSVPNMQAWLERKYTNCINFEHTIFLSEPYIEYLLNSNGFILEKKEYFLDDHSIFYSFIKSKKSASQITKLDKNLYKKNKDLYLEYLCYYKKLVTKINKQIESSNKDIFLFGAHIFTQYLISFGLDVNKIKLILDNNPDKQGKRLYGTDLFVASPKILKDNNNSSVILQAGVYNKEIKDDILNNINKNIEFLE is encoded by the coding sequence ATGAAAACTGAAAAAAGGATGAAATGTGAAATAACTGGTTCCAGTGATATGGAACACCTTTATACGTTTAAAAACTTCCCAGTGTTCATGGGTTGTACCAATCAAGACAAAAAAGATGACATTTTGCACGATATGAGCTGGAGTATATCAAAGAGTAGTGGTATCATACAACTTGATGAACTTCTACCTCTTGATATTCTTTATCCAGAAGCTCATGGTGCTGGTATTATAGGCGATTTGTGGCTGAAACATCATTTGCAATTTGCAAAATTTATATCAAATTACTCTCCTAAAAGTGTGATTGAAATAGGTGGTGGCTCTGGGATATTATCCAAGGAGTACCAAAAAAATAATGATATTGATTGGACCATTGTAGAGCCAAATCCAACTCCAATTGATGGCGTTAAGGCCAAATTTGTAAAATGTTTTTTTGATGAAAAATTTAAATTTAATCATGAATATGATGCGATACTTCATTCTCATGTATTTGAGCATATTTATCATCCAAATATTTTTGTAAAACATATTGCTAACTTCATGAAAGAAGGAAAAAGATTAATATTTAGTGTGCCAAACATGCAAGCGTGGCTAGAAAGAAAGTATACAAATTGTATAAATTTTGAACATACTATTTTTCTTTCAGAGCCTTATATAGAATATCTTCTTAACAGTAATGGTTTTATTTTGGAGAAAAAAGAATACTTTTTGGATGACCACAGTATATTTTATAGTTTTATAAAAAGTAAAAAATCAGCAAGTCAAATTACCAAGCTTGACAAAAATTTATATAAGAAAAACAAGGATCTTTATTTGGAATATTTGTGTTACTATAAAAAACTAGTAACCAAGATAAATAAGCAAATAGAAAGTAGCAATAAAGATATATTTTTATTTGGAGCCCATATTTTCACGCAATATCTTATTTCTTTTGGTCTTGATGTAAATAAAATAAAACTTATATTAGATAATAATCCAGATAAGCAAGGAAAGAGACTTTACGGAACAGATCTTTTTGTTGCCTCACCAAAAATCTTAAAAGATAATAACAATTCTTCAGTGATATTACAGGCAGGAGTTTATAATAAAGAAATCAAAGATGATATTTTAAACAACATTAATAAGAATATTGAGTTTTTGGAGTAG